GCCGTCGGCATCATGGCCGCCTTGGCTGCGGTGAACGTCCGCGGCGTCGGCGACGCCTCCGCCGTCGAGATCGTCACCGTGTGGGGCAAGCTCGCCGTCCTCGGGCTCCTCGCCGGCATCGGCATCGCCCGCTGGGAGCCCCAGTCGCTCGGCACGCAGACCAGCCCGACCGTTGGGGGCGTGGTCGTCGGGGCCGCTGCCATCTTCATGGCCTACGAAGGGTTCCAGCTCCTCACCTACGACTACGACGACATCGACCGACCGAACTGGACCCTTCGTCGCGCCGTCCTGCCCGCCGTGGTCGTCGTCATCGCCGTGTATGTGGCCGTCACGCTCGGCGCCGGCATGCTCGTGGGCAGTCCGACGCTCGTCGCGCAGAAGGAGATCGCGCTCGCCGTCGCCGGCCAGGAGGCAGCCGGCACGATCGGCAAGATCATCGTCTCCATCGCCGCAGCCTTCTCCGCCGCGTCCGCCATCAACGCCACCCTCTTCGCCAGCGCCCGCCTCACGCGCCGCATTGCCGAGGCGGGCGAGCTGCCGGGGTTCCTTCGAGAGGAGAACGGCCGTGGCGTACCGCAGCGATCGGTCATCGCTCTCGGCGCGGTCGGAACCGGACTCGCGGCCATCGGATCGCTCGGAGGCCTCGTCGAAGCCGCAAGCCTCACCTTCCTGGTCACCTTCGCGGGCGTGAACTACCTCGCCGCCACCGACAGCAAGGGCTCGCGGTGGCTGCC
This portion of the Euzebyales bacterium genome encodes:
- a CDS encoding amino acid permease, whose translation is AVGIMAALAAVNVRGVGDASAVEIVTVWGKLAVLGLLAGIGIARWEPQSLGTQTSPTVGGVVVGAAAIFMAYEGFQLLTYDYDDIDRPNWTLRRAVLPAVVVVIAVYVAVTLGAGMLVGSPTLVAQKEIALAVAGQEAAGTIGKIIVSIAAAFSAASAINATLFASARLTRRIAEAGELPGFLREENGRGVPQRSVIALGAVGTGLAAIGSLGGLVEAASLTFLVTFAGVNYLAATDSKGSRWLPAIGAVAAGAAALVAAWRLATEQPASLIALATITLAAVAIRPILLHRVEA